A region of the Pirellulales bacterium genome:
GCAAAACTCGCGTCCGATACCGCCAAGCCGTTTGGTTGCCACGTTGCGACAACGCAAAACGATATTGACGATCTACTAGCACACCGTGGAGTTGAGGAAATAACAGGCATAGCGATGCGTTCCCAACGCAAGCTAGCCCCCTTCGGGATCAAGACTTGTGCCGACTTCGCGAACGCCGACCGCCGCCTCATTCGCCGATTGCTTACGAAGACCGGCGAGCAACTATGGTGGGAATTGAATGGCACGCCCGTTACCCGCATTAACCCGGCCCGCTTGCCGCACAAGTTCATCTCGCGTGGCGGTAGCGTCGGCAAAGCGACTTCCGACCCCGCCCTCTGCCGAGCGTGGATTGTTCGCAACGTGGAACGATTGATTGAAGCCCTAGACTTTCACCTGGTTTATTGCGAGCTACTATCGTTGGCCGTCGAATTCAAAGACGCGAGCGCCGCCGGTTTCCGCTTGCATCTGCCCTATGCGACCGCCGACTATGACCCTATCGCGTCGGCGGCGTTACAAATGTGGGAGCGCTGCGGCCAGGGCAAAACACTGGCCTACATGCACGTTATCGCCGGCGGGCTTACATCGCGGCGTTGTTTTCAGCGTGGCCTCTTCGATCAGCCAACGCCCG
Encoded here:
- a CDS encoding nucleotidyltransferase → MIAHLDADCFYVSAERVRYPHLIGLPVGVLSNQGACVIAKSYELKAKGVTTAMPIWDALPLCPNAIFIKRDFEWYEVLSRRMLAALQVVSPTVEYYSIDEMFFEADGVDARELQQRILREVGIPVTIGVSKTRSLAKLASDTAKPFGCHVATTQNDIDDLLAHRGVEEITGIAMRSQRKLAPFGIKTCADFANADRRLIRRLLTKTGEQLWWELNGTPVTRINPARLPHKFISRGGSVGKATSDPALCRAWIVRNVERLIEALDFHLVYCELLSLAVEFKDASAAGFRLHLPYATADYDPIASAALQMWERCGQGKTLAYMHVIAGGLTSRRCFQRGLFDQPTPEERRIADAKRRINERVGRFALRSGVTLPLIELYTDPANNYEVCDIQGKTCF